In Finegoldia magna ATCC 53516, a genomic segment contains:
- a CDS encoding V-type ATP synthase subunit A, with amino-acid sequence MKEGKVLKVSGPLVVAEGMENASVYDVVEVSDDKLIGEIIEMRGDKASIQVYEETTGIGPGDKVISTGHPLSIELGPGILEQMFDGIQRPLKSLQEKAGDFLLRGVSAPSLNREKKWEFKPVKSVGDEVEAGDIIGEVQETEVIVHKIMVPANVSGKIKSIESGEFTVDQTVCVVEQESKDIEINMIQRWPVRNGRPYKEKEDPIKPLITGQRVIDTFFPVAKGGTAAIPGPFGSGKTVVQHQLAKWADAEIVVYVGCGERGNEMTDVLNEFPELIDPKTGQSLMKRTVLIANTSNMPVAAREASIYTGITIAEYYRDMGYSVAMMADSTSRWAEALREMSGRLEEMPGDEGYPAYLASRIADFYERAGKVKCLGSDGRDGSLTVIGAVSPPGGDISEPVTQSTLRIVKVFWGLDYALSYMRHFPAINWINSYSLYQDKIDEYLDGNVDSNFSDYRKQAMKLLQEESSLLEIVRLVGRDSLSDEDQIKLETSKSLREDFLQQNAFHETDTFCSLDKQAKMLDLILTFHKESLRALEEGAYVSEISKLAVREKITRAKNIPEDELQRFEEIKQEIKSQITDLVNGGER; translated from the coding sequence TTGAAAGAAGGTAAAGTATTAAAAGTATCCGGACCTTTGGTAGTTGCTGAAGGAATGGAAAACGCAAGCGTATATGACGTTGTTGAGGTTTCAGACGATAAGCTCATTGGAGAGATTATTGAAATGAGAGGCGATAAAGCCTCAATTCAAGTATATGAAGAAACAACAGGAATTGGCCCTGGAGATAAAGTTATATCTACAGGTCACCCACTATCAATCGAATTGGGACCTGGTATATTAGAGCAAATGTTTGATGGTATTCAAAGGCCATTAAAATCATTGCAAGAAAAAGCTGGAGACTTCTTGTTAAGAGGAGTTAGCGCTCCATCATTAAACAGAGAAAAGAAATGGGAATTCAAACCTGTTAAGTCTGTAGGTGATGAAGTAGAAGCTGGAGATATTATAGGTGAAGTTCAAGAAACTGAAGTAATTGTTCACAAGATAATGGTTCCAGCTAATGTATCTGGTAAAATTAAATCAATTGAATCTGGAGAATTCACTGTTGATCAAACAGTTTGCGTTGTAGAACAAGAGTCAAAAGATATTGAAATAAATATGATTCAAAGATGGCCTGTAAGAAATGGTAGACCTTACAAAGAAAAGGAAGATCCAATCAAACCATTGATCACAGGTCAAAGAGTTATCGATACATTTTTCCCAGTTGCAAAAGGTGGTACTGCAGCAATTCCAGGACCTTTCGGTAGTGGTAAAACAGTAGTTCAACACCAATTAGCTAAATGGGCAGACGCTGAAATAGTTGTGTATGTAGGTTGTGGAGAACGTGGTAACGAAATGACAGACGTTCTTAATGAATTCCCTGAATTGATTGACCCTAAGACTGGACAATCATTGATGAAGAGAACTGTTTTAATAGCGAACACTTCAAACATGCCAGTAGCTGCCAGAGAAGCAAGTATCTACACTGGAATTACAATCGCTGAATACTATAGAGATATGGGTTATTCGGTAGCGATGATGGCGGACTCAACATCAAGATGGGCAGAAGCTCTTCGTGAAATGAGTGGTAGACTTGAAGAAATGCCTGGTGATGAAGGTTATCCTGCATACTTGGCATCAAGAATTGCTGATTTCTACGAACGTGCAGGAAAAGTAAAATGTTTAGGTAGTGATGGAAGAGACGGATCATTGACTGTTATCGGTGCGGTATCTCCTCCAGGTGGAGATATTTCAGAACCAGTTACACAATCAACACTTAGAATTGTAAAAGTATTCTGGGGTTTGGATTACGCATTAAGTTATATGAGACACTTCCCAGCAATAAACTGGATTAACTCTTATTCATTGTATCAAGATAAGATCGACGAATATTTGGATGGTAACGTAGATAGTAATTTCTCAGATTACAGAAAACAAGCTATGAAATTATTACAAGAAGAATCATCTTTACTAGAAATCGTAAGATTGGTTGGACGTGATTCATTAAGTGATGAAGACCAAATCAAACTTGAAACTTCAAAATCATTAAGAGAAGATTTCTTACAACAAAACGCATTCCATGAAACAGATACATTCTGTTCATTGGACAAACAAGCAAAAATGTTGGATTTAATCTTAACATTCCACAAGGAATCTTTGAGAGCTTTGGAAGAAGGAGCTTATGTATCTGAAATTTCAAAACTTGCTGTAAGAGAAAAAATCACACGTGCTAAAAATATTCCAGAAGATGAATTACAAAGATTTGAAGAAATTAAACAAGAAATTAAATCACAAATTACCGATTTAGTTAATGGAGGTGAACGTTAA
- a CDS encoding V-type ATP synthase subunit F, which translates to MRKKVAVVGDRDSVLVFKALGVDVFESIESTDARKTVDRLAKEDYGVIFITEQIAEKIKETIDRYNDKVSPAIILIPSNQGSLNIGMNRINTNVEKAVGANIL; encoded by the coding sequence ATGCGTAAAAAAGTAGCTGTAGTAGGTGATAGAGATTCTGTATTGGTCTTCAAAGCTCTGGGAGTAGATGTATTTGAATCTATTGAGAGCACAGACGCTAGAAAAACTGTAGACCGCCTAGCAAAAGAAGACTACGGAGTGATTTTTATTACTGAACAAATAGCAGAAAAAATCAAAGAAACAATAGATAGATATAATGATAAAGTTTCACCAGCTATTATCTTGATACCTTCTAATCAAGGTAGCTTGAACATTGGAATGAACAGAATCAATACTAATGTCGAAAAAGCTGTTGGAGCGAACATTTTGTAA
- a CDS encoding V-type ATP synthase subunit C, which produces MKKEDFIHQSAITRVKEKELLSKNDYERLIDASNLEETVRLLSDSVYQSEFAKLDNYKNYDVALKNELKKTYKYMYDMSSFQFPVDLMALKYDYHNLKVLIKEYLKDEDFSSMLSDITRIEFKSMRDSIRENTEIEMEHFDKVIKESIADYEENKDPQMVDIYADREYFVETSEIAKQIDSDLINEYVEDLIDFTNIKTLLRVQNQKKSLEFLKKVIIPNGSIESEKFESELHSEITEDSPLFKQARIYYYVKEAISEYKKSNSLSAFEKAMDDYLMEKIKEIKKVTYGPEVLFGYLFAKETEIKNLRIIFVGKINSLKPDYIRSKLRLSYA; this is translated from the coding sequence ATGAAAAAAGAAGATTTCATACATCAATCTGCTATAACTCGTGTCAAAGAAAAGGAATTGTTGAGTAAGAATGATTATGAAAGACTGATAGATGCTAGTAATTTAGAAGAAACTGTAAGATTACTTTCGGATTCAGTGTATCAATCAGAATTTGCAAAGCTTGATAATTATAAGAATTACGATGTTGCTTTGAAAAATGAGTTAAAAAAGACTTATAAATACATGTATGATATGAGTAGTTTCCAATTTCCTGTCGATTTAATGGCATTAAAATACGATTATCATAATTTAAAAGTTTTGATTAAAGAATATCTAAAAGATGAAGATTTTTCTTCAATGTTAAGCGATATAACTAGAATTGAATTCAAAAGCATGAGAGATTCAATTAGAGAAAATACTGAAATTGAAATGGAACATTTTGATAAAGTTATCAAAGAGTCAATCGCTGATTACGAAGAAAACAAAGATCCTCAAATGGTAGATATTTATGCCGACAGAGAGTATTTTGTGGAAACTTCAGAAATTGCAAAACAAATTGATTCAGATTTGATAAATGAATACGTGGAAGATTTGATAGATTTTACTAATATTAAAACTTTACTTAGAGTTCAAAACCAAAAGAAAAGTTTAGAATTTTTGAAAAAAGTCATTATTCCTAATGGTAGTATTGAATCTGAAAAGTTTGAAAGTGAATTGCATTCTGAAATTACCGAAGATAGTCCATTATTCAAACAAGCTAGAATTTACTATTATGTAAAAGAAGCTATCAGTGAGTATAAGAAATCAAATAGTTTATCTGCCTTTGAAAAGGCAATGGATGATTATTTGATGGAAAAAATCAAAGAAATCAAAAAGGTTACTTATGGACCTGAGGTTTTGTTTGGATATTTATTTGCAAAAGAAACTGAAATTAAGAATCTTAGGATTATTTTTGTAGGAAAGATTAACTCATTGAAACCTGATTATATCAGGAGTAAGTTGAGGTTAAGTTATGCGTAA
- a CDS encoding V-type ATP synthase subunit E yields MSNLDNIINEILEDAKKESEQILNNANQEKEKIIETKIDQANQEKDTILNKAESEAKGVYDRHLSQVVLKSRDNALFAKQEVIDSVLQKIKDKLKNMSLEDYKKYLINSLSKMDLNSDDLLVLQSDKYDSLKNENFNVKISDETVDSGFCIKRGNVLINNNFSSLVDSMKDELEVEIAKTLFKK; encoded by the coding sequence ATGTCTAATTTAGATAATATAATTAATGAAATTCTTGAAGATGCAAAAAAAGAATCTGAACAAATTCTAAATAATGCAAATCAAGAAAAAGAAAAAATCATTGAAACTAAAATAGACCAGGCTAATCAAGAAAAAGATACAATATTAAACAAAGCAGAATCTGAAGCAAAAGGCGTGTACGACAGACACTTATCTCAAGTTGTTTTAAAATCAAGAGATAATGCGCTTTTTGCAAAACAAGAAGTAATCGATAGTGTTTTACAAAAAATTAAAGATAAATTAAAGAATATGTCACTTGAAGATTATAAAAAATACCTAATAAATAGTTTATCCAAAATGGATTTGAATAGTGATGATTTGTTAGTATTACAATCTGATAAGTACGACAGTTTGAAGAATGAAAACTTTAATGTAAAAATATCAGATGAAACTGTTGATAGCGGATTTTGTATTAAAAGAGGTAATGTATTAATAAATAATAATTTTTCTTCACTGGTCGATTCAATGAAAGATGAATTGGAAGTAGAAATTGCAAAAACTCTTTTTAAGAAGTAG
- a CDS encoding V-type ATP synthase subunit K: MEKFFLENGGLVLGVLSVVIAVLFSGMGSAKGVGRAGEAAAGVVIEEPEKFGKSLVLQLLPGTQGLYGFVIGILILFKLAGGSISLAQGYVYIAAALPVGVVGYFSAIAQSKVAVSGINILAKNEPQQAKGIIYAVMVELYAILAFAISFLLMNQIQA, from the coding sequence ATGGAAAAATTCTTTTTAGAAAACGGTGGATTAGTTTTAGGAGTATTATCAGTAGTAATAGCAGTTTTATTCTCAGGTATGGGATCTGCTAAAGGTGTAGGTAGAGCAGGGGAAGCTGCAGCTGGAGTAGTTATTGAAGAACCAGAAAAATTTGGTAAGTCATTAGTACTTCAATTATTACCAGGTACACAAGGTTTGTACGGATTCGTAATTGGTATTTTAATTCTATTCAAACTTGCAGGTGGAAGTATTTCCTTAGCACAAGGATATGTTTATATTGCAGCAGCATTACCAGTAGGAGTTGTAGGATATTTCTCAGCAATTGCTCAAAGTAAAGTAGCAGTTAGTGGTATCAATATCTTAGCAAAGAATGAACCTCAACAAGCAAAAGGTATTATCTATGCAGTAATGGTTGAGTTATATGCCATCTTAGCATTCGCTATTTCATTCTTATTAATGAACCAAATCCAAGCTTAA
- a CDS encoding V-type ATP synthase subunit I: protein MAIVKMSKFDLYSFDYDREKLLEDLQKFNYVHIDEKKVEDENQGLRNLDNSEQIVSTSEKLTKVKWAIDLLEKYSEKHNKIDELKQGKKTFRLDELTKKALDFDFDDHYKELSSLDKQLTELDQNNQTLNQKKSELTPWENLDLDISKIDDFERVKVVTGTVSDKFIDQLKLNTKDIEDIYIEEISRNSGFVYLLVIAKDYEKAQDILRDNGFVNINIKSHGLVKDEIKNIDEQIIANKKHYKEIEDQIKSKTGLTEQFKIYHDYLENNSLKEEATSKIKKTDKIDIIEGYIPTDKEKDFENLLQNSLNNKYYLEMNPADKNDPNVPIILKNRGFAKAFESITGMYSLPKYNEVDPTPLLAPFYCFFSGMMIGDLGYGLIVFLAIIVALKIFNLDEKKKQFLKFFMFISIASMFWGYIYGSFFGGIIPMTPIIDTSKNAMTLIVLCLIFGFIHLFFALGIKAYMLIRDHKPLDAFYDVGLWYLIIISILVLLIGKTLALPAVALTIAKWIAIASAVGIILTAGRDAKSIGGKLGSGLYSLYGISGWIGDFVSYMRLMALGLSGAYIAVAINMIVKMMAESSIIGFIFGLIVFVVFQAFNAFLSYLSAYVHSARLIFVEMFNKFYEGGGVPFKKLITESEYFNITNK from the coding sequence ATGGCTATTGTAAAAATGAGCAAATTTGATTTGTATTCATTTGATTATGATAGGGAAAAATTACTCGAAGATCTTCAAAAGTTTAATTATGTTCATATTGATGAAAAGAAAGTAGAAGACGAAAATCAAGGTTTAAGGAATTTAGATAATTCTGAACAAATTGTTAGCACTAGTGAAAAGCTTACCAAAGTAAAATGGGCTATAGATTTGCTTGAAAAGTATTCAGAAAAGCATAATAAGATAGACGAACTAAAGCAAGGTAAGAAAACATTTAGACTAGATGAGCTTACTAAAAAAGCGCTTGATTTTGACTTTGATGACCACTACAAAGAACTTTCATCTTTGGATAAACAACTAACTGAACTTGATCAGAACAATCAAACTTTGAACCAAAAAAAATCTGAATTAACTCCATGGGAGAATTTGGATTTGGATATTTCAAAGATCGATGATTTTGAAAGAGTTAAAGTAGTTACTGGAACTGTAAGTGATAAATTCATCGATCAGTTAAAATTAAACACAAAAGACATTGAAGATATTTATATCGAAGAAATTTCTCGAAATTCAGGCTTTGTTTACTTGCTTGTTATCGCTAAGGATTATGAAAAAGCACAAGATATCCTAAGAGACAATGGATTTGTCAACATTAATATTAAATCACATGGACTTGTAAAAGATGAAATTAAAAATATTGACGAACAAATCATTGCAAATAAAAAGCATTACAAAGAAATTGAAGATCAAATTAAATCAAAAACAGGTTTGACTGAACAATTTAAGATTTATCATGATTATCTTGAAAACAACAGCTTAAAAGAAGAAGCTACAAGCAAAATTAAGAAGACAGATAAGATTGATATAATCGAAGGATATATTCCTACAGATAAGGAAAAAGATTTTGAAAATCTACTACAAAACTCATTGAATAATAAGTATTATTTGGAAATGAATCCAGCAGATAAAAATGATCCAAATGTACCGATTATTTTGAAAAACAGAGGATTTGCAAAAGCTTTTGAAAGTATAACAGGAATGTATTCATTGCCAAAATACAACGAAGTTGATCCAACACCATTATTGGCACCTTTCTATTGTTTCTTTTCAGGAATGATGATTGGTGATTTGGGATACGGGTTGATTGTATTTTTAGCAATAATAGTAGCTCTCAAGATTTTTAATCTTGATGAAAAGAAAAAGCAATTCTTGAAATTCTTTATGTTCATATCAATTGCCTCAATGTTCTGGGGATACATTTATGGATCATTCTTCGGTGGAATTATACCGATGACTCCAATCATTGACACAAGCAAAAACGCAATGACTTTAATAGTTTTATGCTTAATCTTTGGTTTTATACATTTATTCTTTGCATTGGGAATCAAGGCTTACATGTTGATTAGAGATCACAAGCCTTTAGATGCATTTTATGATGTTGGACTATGGTATTTAATTATTATTAGTATATTAGTTTTACTAATCGGTAAGACTTTAGCATTGCCAGCTGTGGCATTGACAATTGCAAAATGGATTGCTATAGCATCAGCTGTTGGAATTATTCTTACAGCAGGAAGAGATGCAAAAAGCATCGGTGGTAAGCTTGGTTCAGGATTGTATTCATTGTACGGAATATCTGGCTGGATTGGAGATTTCGTATCTTATATGAGACTTATGGCATTGGGCTTATCAGGAGCATATATTGCGGTAGCAATTAATATGATTGTAAAAATGATGGCTGAATCAAGTATCATAGGATTTATATTTGGACTTATCGTATTCGTGGTATTCCAAGCATTCAACGCATTCTTATCGTACTTGTCAGCATACGTTCACTCTGCAAGATTGATTTTCGTAGAAATGTTCAATAAATTCTACGAAGGTGGTGGAGTGCCATTCAAGAAACTTATAACAGAATCAGAATATTTTAACATAACAAACAAATAG
- the upp gene encoding uracil phosphoribosyltransferase, translating to MSKVTVFDHPLIKHKLTILRDKNTGSNQFRQLVSEIATLMCYEVTRDFKLEDCEVETPIGTTTGQTLSGKKLGVVPILRAGLGMVEGFLSVLPAAKVGHIGLYRDPETLKPVEYYCKLPKDVEERDIIVVDPMLATGGSAEAAITFLKEHGCKSIKLVNIIAAPEGIKMVQEKHPDVDIYVAGLDEKLNEHGYIVPGLGDAGDRLFGTK from the coding sequence ATGAGTAAAGTAACTGTATTTGATCATCCGTTGATTAAACACAAATTAACAATTTTACGTGATAAAAACACAGGAAGCAATCAATTTAGACAGTTAGTTTCTGAAATAGCAACTTTAATGTGCTATGAAGTTACTAGAGACTTTAAATTAGAAGATTGTGAAGTAGAAACTCCGATAGGAACAACTACCGGCCAAACTCTTAGTGGTAAAAAATTAGGAGTAGTTCCAATTTTAAGAGCAGGTTTGGGAATGGTTGAAGGATTTTTGAGTGTATTACCAGCAGCAAAGGTGGGACACATTGGATTGTACAGAGATCCTGAAACATTAAAACCTGTTGAATATTATTGTAAATTGCCAAAAGATGTTGAAGAAAGAGATATTATCGTTGTAGATCCAATGCTTGCAACAGGTGGTTCTGCAGAAGCAGCGATTACTTTCTTAAAAGAACATGGATGTAAGAGCATCAAATTGGTTAATATCATAGCAGCTCCAGAAGGAATCAAAATGGTTCAAGAAAAGCATCCAGATGTAGATATATACGTGGCAGGTCTTGATGAAAAATTAAACGAACACGGTTATATCGTACCTGGTCTAGGTGATGCAGGAGACAGATTATTTGGTACTAAATAG
- a CDS encoding L-threonylcarbamoyladenylate synthase has protein sequence MNTIIEKLDGQNKISALEKAADLIKNGSVVAFPTETVYGLGANGLDEEACKKIFDVKRRKRDNPLILHVTNEEMVRNLSSEITEDQKKLMDNLWPGPLTIIFKKSDKVNDVVSCGGNTVAIRNPSDEIARFLIDKSDCPIAAPSANKSGRPSPTNAQDVYSDMQGEIEMILDGGSCNIGIESTVVDLTEKPYTILRPGFYTKEDLEEYLDEVVYDKSLIDSKTIPKSPGQKYKHYAPKTKLIVIKGNMDNIQNYVDSLEINTDEIGFILTEETAQNVNFKNVKIISKRNDYLNFAHNIFAYLRELDKLNYKLLICEGVNEQKMGISIMNRLKKSCANNIEVI, from the coding sequence ATGAATACAATTATTGAAAAATTAGACGGACAAAATAAAATATCTGCACTTGAAAAAGCAGCAGATTTAATAAAAAATGGGAGTGTAGTTGCATTTCCTACAGAAACAGTATACGGATTAGGTGCAAATGGATTAGACGAAGAAGCTTGCAAGAAAATATTCGATGTCAAGAGAAGAAAAAGAGACAATCCATTAATCTTACACGTAACTAATGAAGAAATGGTCAGGAATTTATCATCAGAAATCACTGAAGATCAAAAAAAATTGATGGATAATTTGTGGCCAGGGCCATTGACTATAATTTTCAAAAAAAGTGACAAAGTTAATGACGTTGTAAGTTGTGGAGGAAATACCGTAGCAATTAGAAATCCATCAGATGAAATCGCAAGATTTTTGATAGATAAATCTGATTGTCCAATAGCAGCACCTTCTGCGAACAAATCAGGAAGACCATCACCAACTAACGCACAAGATGTGTACAGTGATATGCAAGGTGAGATTGAAATGATTTTGGATGGAGGAAGTTGCAACATCGGAATAGAATCCACGGTTGTCGATTTGACAGAAAAACCATACACCATACTTAGACCGGGGTTTTACACAAAAGAAGATTTGGAAGAGTATTTGGATGAGGTTGTATACGATAAATCATTAATCGATTCTAAGACTATTCCGAAATCACCAGGACAAAAATACAAGCACTACGCACCTAAAACAAAACTCATAGTAATCAAAGGAAACATGGATAACATACAAAATTATGTTGATAGCTTAGAAATAAATACCGATGAAATTGGATTTATACTCACAGAAGAAACAGCGCAGAATGTAAACTTCAAAAATGTAAAAATTATTTCAAAACGAAATGATTATTTGAACTTTGCGCATAATATCTTCGCTTACCTCAGGGAGTTAGATAAATTAAATTACAAATTATTAATTTGTGAAGGGGTAAATGAACAAAAAATGGGTATAAGTATAATGAACAGGCTTAAAAAATCTTGTGCTAATAACATAGAAGTAATTTAG